Proteins found in one Siniperca chuatsi isolate FFG_IHB_CAS linkage group LG22, ASM2008510v1, whole genome shotgun sequence genomic segment:
- the LOC122870163 gene encoding nuclear factor 7, ovary-like, which translates to MAALVSQPEMDFFCPICQDIFRNPVVLSCSHSFCEDCLQRWWEEKLILQCPLCKRRSSKRDPPSNLALKNLCESFLRELSLEEKASARSEDLCGLHSEKLKLFCLDHQKPVCVVCRDSTTHIHHSFRPIDEAAQDHKRGLGMYLKPLEERLEHCNRVAVDCNNTAREIKVQAQRTERLIKEQFKKLHCFLQEEEEARIAALREEERLKSQMMTQKMEALRGRTAALSDTIRATEEQLKTGNVSFLQNYKAAEEAVRQRLLLDDPQPGPGALIDVAKHLGNLTFNIWNKMKDTVTYVPVILDPNTAEPHLHLSDDLTAVINGGIELKLPKNPERFEEYVTVLGSEGFNSGTHSWDVEVGNNNANWAVGVIGESVPRKVEIPAGYWEIWFRDGKYRAFSPPATDKVLSVKKPLQRIRVCLDCYRRKVTFIDPDTNANLHTFSHTFTERLFPFINTQTTAPVRISPLKVTARLEM; encoded by the coding sequence atggcTGCTCTGGTTTCTCAACCAGAGATGGATTTCTTTTGTCCAATCTGTCAGGACATCTTCAGAAATCCCGTTGTGCTGTCGTGCAGCCACAGCTTCTGCGAGGACTGTCTGCAGCGCTGGTGGGAGGAGAAACTGATTCTCCAGTGTCCACTTTGTAAAAGGAGATCTTCAAAGAGAGACCCGCCGAGTAACTTGGCATTGAAGAACCTGTGTGAATCCTTCTTACGGGAACTCTCTCTGGAAGAGAAAGCTTCTGCAAGGTCCGAGGATCTCTGCGGTCTGCACTCTGAGAAACTGAAGCTCTTCTGTCTGGACCATCAGAagccagtgtgtgtggtgtgtcgAGACTCAACAACGCACATCCACCACAGTTTCAGACCCATCGATGAAGCTGCACAGGATCACAAGAGGGGGCTCGGGATGTACCTGAAGCCCTTAGAGGAGAGACTGGAGCACTGCAATCGAGTTGCAGTGGACTGCAATAACACAGCGAGAGAAATTAAGGTCCAGGCTCAACGCACAGAGAGGCTGATTAAGGAGCAGTTTAAGAAGCTTCACTGCTTTCtacaagaggaagaggaggccaggatCGCTGcactgagggaggaagagaggctgAAGAGTCAAATGATGACGCAGAAGATGGAGGCTCTGAGAGGAAGGACGGCGGCGCTTTCGGACACAATTagagccacagaggagcagctgaaaACCGGAAATGTCTCATTCCTGCAGAACTACAAAGCTGCAGAGGAAGCAGTCCGGCAGCGCCTCCTGCTGGATGATCCACAGCCGGGCCCAGGAGCTCTGATAGACGTGGCCAAACACCTGGGCAACCTGACCTTCAACATCTGGAACAAGATGAAGGACACGGTCACATACGTCCCTGTGATCCTGGACCCCAACACTGCAGAACCACACCTTCACCTGTCAGACGACCTGACCGCCGTGATAAATGGAGGGATAGAGCTCAAGCTTCCAAAAAACCCGGAGAGGTTTGAAGAATACGTCACAGTGCTGGGATCTGAGGGCTTTAACTCAGGGACTCACAGCTGGGACGTGGAGGTCGGAAATAATAATGCAAACTGGGCAGTTGGTGTGATAGGAGAGTCCGTCCCAAGGAAAGTGGAAATACCGGCTGGATACTGGGAAATATGGTTCCGCGATGGTAAATACAGAGCATTTTCTCCACCAGCTACCGATAAAGTGCTCTCAGTGAAGAAGCCGCTGCAGAGGATCAGAGTGTGTCTGGACTGCTACAGAAGAAAAGTGACGTTCATTGATCCGGACACCAACGCGAACTTACACACCTTCTCACACACCTTCACTGAGAGGCTGTTTCCCTTCATTAACACTCAAACTACAGCGCCAGTGAGGATCTCACCACTGAAAGTCACTGCACGGCTCGAGATGTAG